The genomic segment CATAAGAGGTCTAAAGGGGAATAACtgacaaacattaaataaatcaaaacatactgtgtatttatttgtctttgaaGTACTTCCTGCAaacaaaattaatatatatttgttcGTGTATGGCAAATatcatatttacaaattaaatatgaattatttttaatgtaataatagtTTTATggttatttctgtattttctcacCTTTAGTGGATGTGCaagccctttttttttgcaaaaggaaGAGTTTCAGTACTTTTCTACATATTGATCATAAGAATAAGGTTGATTTTGCAGTTATTGTTTTAATGACACAATCAGCAGTGAGGAGGGAAAGCCAATAATAACACAAATGGGCTAAAGTTGTGTAGTTTATTCAGGtctaaaacacagtataataGTGTATAACTTATGTATCGTCCTGTCAGTCAGTATGAAGTATTGTCTGGATATAATCAGgattttaaagggttttttgtctttttaatgaggttttggagactccactggGGAGCCAAGTGAAGCTGGCCTGACCAGGGACGCCCTCTACCTGTACCACTGGGCGAAGAAACAGAGCAGGGGAGGACTGGTCTGTCTGTGGGGACACTCACTCGGCTCGGGGTCAGTTTATTTCCAGACTCTCTAACCTGTAACATCCACCGTCCATGACATTTTACAGAGTAAGAAAtatgttttctattttattttattgtagagTGGCAACAAATACTGCAGTGAAAGTACAGCAGCAAGGTGAGTTCATGTCTCTAAAGGCCCCACATGAACATATTAAACCCTCACAGGTGATTTTAATCATTCTGCCTGATAAGTGCTTTGGTCgaactgtctttttttctcaggaAGGTTCATGAGTTAATTGACCCACAAGTATCAGCCATGATCAGAGCTGGTTGAGTTATCTCAATGCTAAGGaaattttcttcctttttctcctttAACAAAAGGTGAAAATGTGACTTTAGAGAATAGATAAGCATGAACCAGCCACGGTACTAATctgaatttaaaacaaatacatttctaGCATGAATTGAAAATCatgacaaatgaccaaaaggaaGTTAAAAATCACCTGCTACAACTTGTTTTTTACCCGTTTTCACAAAgggaaaaataatgtaaaaatgtattctggcaaaactgtaaaacaaaagtttttaagTCCTAAATGCagaatagaaaatgtttttttttaaaatctgatttagAAAATGGAacatcagttttttatttttacttgccTCTCAGGGGTTCCACACATTTTCCATTGAAGTCAATGAAAAGTAGttatgaaaagacaaaaaatgtgtttttactaaGATTTGTAGACGGTTTGATGCAGACATTTAATCAGCCCAAATAACTCAGAACACCACTTTAAAAGCTGAcaaatcaaactgaaaatcACAGACTTTACGCTGCATTTCATGTGTAAATGTTCTAGTTGTTAATACAGCACATTAGGTCAATATATATAGACTTTACAAGTCTTGACATCTAAATGTAATACCCTTTCTatccatattttttgtttattgttctgtttttttttgttgttgtttttttaatcaatgttgtaactgtttttaatatcaGGGTCTGCTGTCGACGCTTTAATCCTCGAGGGAGCATTCACAACAATTGGAGAAGTCGTAGTCGTCCATCCGCTCACGAAGGtgagttattacatttttgtctGTCTGCAGACCCTCAGGGTGTTCACCAATGCACGAGAacacagttgttgttgttgtttttttgtttgtttttattttaaaatgtgcaaatacTAAAACATGaactagttttttttattgttataaccAATATTTATTGGAAAAGTTACAAAAAGAATGGAGACCCACAACtagaaaacttaaaaataacttATATTTCAATTTAGATACAAATACCAAGACATATTTACCATGAAATCACACTGGGGACACTTAATACTTTCTGGATCagctctatttatttatttattctccacATCTGTACTGGTTTACAGTCACAAAGTAGACAGATGTTCCCCGAATAACCGTAtaagtgttttgtatttttattattacagcaGCAGAATAGGAAATAGGGTAGGAAAGTCTAGGAAATTGCTaaatatttctcaaaaaaattCCACCCTGTCTTCTTCCAGATGTACATGTTCTTGCCAGGATTTGAGAGCTTGCTTTGGAAAATATTTGAAAGGAACAACGTTGTGTTCCCAAACAATGAAAAGTAAGtactggaaaagaaaaaaaatcttgttgtAGTTCTATTTGTGGGATTTCCAAACATAATTTAAGCAAAAGAATATGATAAAATGgcattaaatgcattttatatttaGCCAGCACATCTctgactgtaaatatatattttaccccAAACTTCTGCACAGCTTGAAGACTTTGACCAGTCCACTTCTCCTCCTGCATGCAGAGGACGACGATATTGTTCCTTATCATATGGGTCTGAAGGTACAGTAGGTCTTTCTGTACACTTTaactatttcgataattttctGGTGGATATTGCTgaattattttgcattttattctCTGCAGCTGCACGAGATATCACTCCAGGCTAAGAAAGAACACAACACAGATGTTCAGGTGGAAATGATCTCCTACAGTGCAAATCGCAGATACTCCCACAATTACATCTACTTAGATCCCAATCTCACAAGTGTGGTCGGGTaagttttgtgttataataCACATGCTAAAAGCATCTAAAACACAAGTGTAACAAACTTAAATTATACTGACAACTGTTGCATGTCTAACTAATAATGTGTCTTTCATTAAGTTTGCTGTTCTTTTCTGTTAAACCCTGTTCATAAACTAAAATCCCTCAGCAAagaacaggaaataaatgtaatatttcatcTGTTTCTGTTGCAGGAAATTTCTACGAAACCTGAGAGAGTAGATaatctcttcctgctcctcaacaaaaaagataaaaaataaaacccagtAGATTCCAAcaaacagctttatttttttctcaaaatgtgtaTGTTTTAAAACAAAAGCACCGATTCCACATATAATATCACACattcgtttttttatttaaacatgggGACAAAGTACTGTAAATCACAAATGAACAAATTCTATTCTCAGTCAAGTGATTCTGATACAGATGGgaatacatctttgttttaatcagttttaGTACAGACAGGCTCTGTCACGCAGTATATGCAGCATAAAGTCGCGGGAATGTGATTAAAAATTCTGTTTAGTCAGCTGCTCTGCTGCGGACATCCTACTGGATTCCTAAAATGCAGAAACCCTCCGACCCCGAACTCCAGGAATGTCAAATATGAACAAATTATTTGACCTCACTCTCCACATGGTTTGTTTGTGCTTTAGGACtgtaacagacattttttttttaaatgcaagtgCTTTGACTCAGGTGCTTTGACAATAAAAAGTGTTCAGAGAATAAAAACGTGTGCAGATGTGTTTTCTGAAGCAGTTCATGAAAACGTTCAGTGACTTGAAGGTTAAAAGCACGAGGGAAAGGAACTTTAAGTGATTTGTAAACATCCCTCGGGTCGTGATGCGGCCTCAGATTTTCTTCAGAGCTCTCGCCGTCTCCTCGATGGCCTCTCTCGGCTCGTTGGGCGGCGGGATCTTCAGGTCGGTGGGCTCCACGCCCCACACCTCGGTGGCGTACTCCGTGATCGTTCTGTCGCTGGAGAACTTTCCCGTGGCGGCGATGTTCTTGATCACCATCTTCGTCCACTCCTTTGGATTCTttgagagaaaattaaaacattagGTTTGTAGCTTTTTTACTGCGCCACTTCTAGAGTCAGTCAACAAAAACACTATTTCCATGCAAGCGACCAGACAACTtcgtcttttaaaatgtttacttaaaaacaaagtaaattacaagtCTGACGCACGGTCAAAAGACTGTGTTGCTTCCATCATGTTCTGACtctaaaaaactaaacttaagaAACACAGCCAGTTACCATAGTTACCACTAtatagtgacatcacaatgtaaaatttaaagcatagaaacatttttaaccctttaaacgttactaattgtatattttaaactaacatACTCTAAGCGTTGCATGAATTAGAATGAAATTATCATCCTGCTTGACCAAGTGGactgatattctaatttattgagatgcacctgtaaaacaCAAGTGCATGTGCAAAATTCTCATTTGAAgggttttatttcaaaatatgatcaatttgcGGAGAACAACttgttaaaatgaagaaaatggtgCACAAAGTTAAAATCTTGTGTTCTTCCCCAGTGATCCCTGCCACAGATTTGTCAGAGCAGATCtccactgagaaaaaaaaataaaaacggcaCCAACCTGCAAGTTTTTTAGCATGTAGGGCAGCCTACGGTACTGCACTTtgttttcctcatttttaaGGCCACCTGCGCTGCATCTTGTTTAATCCCCCATAGgatcactttatttttatttattttttaacatcacTGTCTGAGTCAACTAATGGTTTCTCATTTTATGCCGTCTTTTGTAAAGTTCTTTGTAATAACTGttcatacaaagaaaaaaggaattaaaagcAAAAGTAAAGGAATATTTGACAGGACTTAAACTGATCCTCTCCAGAGGACGTTCGCAATGAAGCATCTGTGATTTAACTTAAAAGTGACCTTAAAAACCAAAGATAGCTGCTGCCTAACCTACTAATCTAACTTTGTGCTTCACAGGCTGCAGGTCTGTTTGAAGGGAGTGTTACCTGATAGAGCTTGCTGACTTTTTCTTGGCATTTCATGTAGTCCTCAAAGTCTGCAAACACTTTGAAACTGAAGAGAGACAACAGAGAGTAAACACATCAAGTCTGACAGCTTGAACttgaaaaaaaagctaaaaaagggTACAGACACTCGACATCTGTCATTAAGAgaacagaaatattatttttatgaaagtATAAGCCATTTTTTGACCTGTGCTTCTCATATAAACTGCTTTAGAAGTGGAATAAACTAAAAATTTAACTGGAAtggaaatagaaaaatatatctGTTTGTAGCTCACCGGTCGTGTTTAAAGAGCATCTCAGTGAGGTCTTTGAAAAGATCTGGATTTTTGGGGCTGAAGAATCCACTTGTGATCTGGTCCATCACCTGCTTCAGCTCGGGGATCTTCTTGTAGTACGCCATGGCATCATAgctaaaaatacacaagttaATATAGTTTTGATAACTTATAAAGAgccttaaaaacattaaataataagcACTGAAATAGACTCCTTTACCCTGTTTTGTCCATGGCAGCCACGTCCTTCACCCTCATGCCGAAGATGAACAGGTTCTCCTCCCCGGCCTCCTCGGCCATCTCCACGTTGGCTCCGTCCATGGTGCCGATGGTCAGAGCTCCGTTCAGCATGAACTTCATGTTGCCTGTTCCTGAAGCTTCGGTGCCGGCAGTGGAGATCTGCTCTGACAGATCCGTGGCAGGGATCACTAAGGAAGAGCAGAAGATTTTAGCTTTTTGTGccttattttcttcattaaaacaaGTTGTTCTCCCAAAAAAGGATCATCTTTCATCAAACAAGAATTTTGCACATGcacgtgtgttttttgtgttatacaggtgcatctcaataaattacaatatcatataaaaattatttaggtcagtaattcaattcaaaaagtggaaataacacatgatatagatccattacacacagaatgaagcatttcatgtcttaatttatttcaaacgaataaaaacaaattagtttttttgcattttagattattttaaaacctctgaaccccacaataCATCAGCAGGTTTAAAAGccatgttttcttcaaaaatTACACTATTTATCAAAGCTGGAAACTGTAATTTTTGTctgattttaataattttgcataGTCCTTGAACAAATTAGGAGTGAAGAACACCTGTATCAGGGAATCTAAAACTTGAAACAgtaatatacaggtgcatcttaataaattagaatatcatagagaagtttatttatgtcagtaattcaattcaaaaagtgtaaataacacattatatagatccattacacacagaatgaaacagttcatgtcttaatgtatttactttcttctaattataatgagtatggcttacatttaattaagacctaaaaattcagtgtctcaaaaaatgtttacattacaaaagaccaattttaaaaagtatgtttaatatggaaatgttggactctgaaaagtatgtccatctatatgactcaataactggttggggctatttgacttgaactactggaaatggacttttccatgatattctaatgcagtggttctcaaagtTTTTCTACTGGGCCCCGCTTTTTATCTAAAAAATACGTTCAAGCCCCCGGCAGCCTCCACACAACAAGCAAGCATGGtcttgtcatattttttcatccttgttttttgtatttgtcatgAGAGAGAGTCATGATCTGATTTAGCTtttacaacactgtaaaaatgtttgtagaaataacagtaaaacactgttaaatacatcagaaatagggtgtaaaattaaaaattgtatatcaccgtattagacacttttaattaccgtaaatcaaagaatagcacaaaacttttacttttttctgtcataaactggaagaaacacacagttttgctgtaaaataaaaaaattttcatgcaaaattaatggagaaataccatgatgtgtgaatgaatgacacagttgccctaaaaataacaggattattcagtctaaattacagtttttgctgatatttacatttaaatttacagtagaaaacccacactgtattttttacggtgaagttctggcaaccacagctgccggtatttttccgtaaatacaacagattttttacagtgcagcattggagaacaatgaaattatttcaatttagccTTGCCACGCCCCCCCTTTTGTAACCCTGGGCCACCCCTAGGGTCACGCcccccagtttgggaaccactgttctaatgtattgagatgcacctgtagacaCTAACAACATGTGCATGTTAAAGACAGTTATTGAAAGAGTACCTTTCTCTGCCAGAGAGACCCTGTAGTTCTCCAGGAAGATGACCTTCAGCTTGTTTCCCACCACTGGGTCGTTATTCACCACGTCAGCCACAGAAGTGATCAGCCTGATGATCATCTTGGCCATGTGATAGCCAGGAGCAGCCTGCAGAGGACGACAGTGAACAGACTTACTGTCAAACTAACTGCTCGCCTGTTATTGGGACTGTTTGTCATGTGTGAGTGGCTGAGCTGGTACCTTTCCCCCGATGATCACTGTCCGTGGGACAAAAGGTGAAAAAGGCTTCATTCTgatacctgaaaaaaaaaaaaaacacaaactcatTTAAAGAGAATACATAGAAATATAAACTCAttactgcactgaaaaaaattggagtgacatttacttaaaaaaagctaggcaagtttttccacacagaaagtgtttgtaatctttactcaggctatttctaagtaatatttatttaatagaaccacttgttttttttaatgaaaatacacaagtaaattgcagattcactgatgtccctcaattacattttactagGAAATATCacctaattaagccaatgaactggtttagtgaatattacttggaacgaatgattcaatttacatacaaaactgaggtcacataacaaacaatcactaagtaactccatgaaaaactgctattttaaagtaaaagcactgaattcgtatttctttgtaaaattaatatagatgattgaaataataattacagggccaaaaaaatctttttttttctcagtgtaTATAGTTTCTCAGGTCTCTCTACATTTATGACTTAATGATTAAGTGTTGGATATAAGTAGAGTTTTGCTCGCTTCAGTTGTACTattctttgttgttttgagCCATGCTGTCAGCGTGGGAACAACTACTGGATGGATTTCCATAAATTCTTGTGCAGTCATTCATGTTTCTCAGAGGATGAATCATACTGTCTTTTCCTCTGTTGGCACCATgaggtaaattatttttttttaaataatagttttagaacttattttgaaaattgatCTGTTCTTACgtattcatttatgttttttctgttgttctttTATGCAATTAAAGAAATACTTCACTCCCCAAATTACCATTTGTGCTCACTCTGCGTTTCCTTAAactcttgaagaaaactttgttgTTTTGGAAGTTTTAAATGGTAAGATTATACTGATAATGCATGATTTTGGTGAGTAATAGTGAGCATATGACTGGATAAATAACActcttgtattttactgcacaaGTTTGTAAATGGctttgttaatgttttgttttgtttttaaatgtggtcTCCATATACTTCAATACACTAAGAATTTTCTCCGTTTTTTGGACTCTGAATGCAAGGTAATATGgggaaatttaaaaacaaattataattttgGGGGTTGAAGTATTCCTTTCAGGACATTGAACTGAACGAGGTCCCTTtgctcctttctctctctgtcactatgcaataaagtatgaaaatgccaaaaatgtacctttaaaaaaacaacaaaaaacaaacaaaacaaaacaccactgaactgctattttaaaaacataacaaaatatgCCACGAAAAAAATTGCTGGAAATATACCCAAGTAAGGAAATTAGACGCAGGGATACTCAGAATTAAAGGAAATTGCATGTTGCACAAAAGCAAACTGATTTCCTGTTTATCAGTCTGATGATCGAATGGAAAATTCCCACTCTTGATTTGAAAGGCAGAAGCATCTCATTCTCAGTATTAGTTTGAACTTGTCAGATTGTGTCACAGAGTGTGTGTTGGCTTGTGAAACCCTGCGGTGCTCAGTAATGACTCATGTCACGTACGGTTGTACATGGCGATGATGTGCAGGCAGTTGAGCAGCTGCCGCTTGTACTCGTGGATTCTCTTCACATGGACGTCAAACATGGAGGCCGGGTTTATCTTCACCCTGTACTCCTTCTCCAGGTACTGGCCGAATTTCACCTTGTTGTCCTGTGAGGAAATCAGAATGCATGACTTGGCAACAAAGGAGTTCACTCAGTGAGAGGAAGTTGCTGAATCACAGGTGTGACCTGTCCTGACAGGTTCTGACTGCAAGTCTGCAGAACATCACGCTTCCatgcacaaaaaaatctgattatattgTCTTTACTTGCAGAATGCTAAACAACTACAAGACGGTTGTTACTGCACACGGAAATAGACATGTTGGAATGCATGAATTCATGGTGTAACAGGATATTAAGAATAAAGCCTCCACTGTGCATGAGCAGCAACATTATGCAACATAGATCcatttatcaaaatagttaAACTACTTTTATGGCAGACAAGCTACTAGGTCCATTCACACGCAGTGCCTTGGaggtatatacagtcatggaaaaaaatattagaccacattttttcttcaatttcttgttcattttaatgcctggtacaactaaaggtacatttgtttggacaaatgtactcataacaacaaaaataggtcataagagtttaatttaaaagctgatttctagccattttccatggttttcttgataataaccaaaatcattatcagaaaaaaaaacatggaaaatggctacaaattagcttttaaattaaactcttatgacctatttttgttgttatcattagatttgtccaaacaaatgtacctttagttatacaaggcattaaaatgaacaaataattgaagaaaacaagggtggtctaatcatttttccatgactgtaatagtttaaaatgaaaatactcaagtaaaagtacaagaaCTTctggagtaaatgtacttagttacctgTTTGACTTTAGAGACGTCACGGATGAAGGCAGCATCGTCAACAAATTCTTTCAGCTTCTGCAGCTGGCTCAGGTCCTTCACATAATCCTCCCCGATGACCTGAAAGAGACATTAAAGCTCAATAAAagtgtgtaaaaaacaaaccggtagtgtatgtggaTATAGAGTGTATATGGATAGTTGACTTGAACTAGATTCAGGagtgaaaagcttttttttttgccaagatTCAATGATACAGCAGGGGAATATATAACAGAGAATTCAGAGGtctcaacaaacacaaacttttCTTGGTGCTTGATGATATATTTATTGGTGAAACAGACCTCGGCGATGAGCTCAGCCAGGCCGGGGTTGCAGAGCAGCAGCCAGCGCCTCGGAGTGATGCCGTTGGTTTTGTTCTGAAACTTCTTCGGCTCAAGTTCATGGAAGTCACGGAATCTGTtggagaaaaggggaaaaaagaagaaggaaaatgTTTGTGAAGAAGaacttaatttgttttttttatggacaAAATAATGGAGAAAACAAAGTGTATACATCTGTATCAGGTAGTTAAAGCAGCAAATCAGCAGTTTGTTTTATCTCCTTAACCATAAAATCATGCACTGTTTAGACACACTTGAGCACTTTTATATGTGTATGATTTATAGCAAATGCACTGAAACATGAAGAAACACTGGTGCAGCCCTCTAACATAACATAGATAGTTGCCTCATCGGATATTGGGCCTAATGCAGCGacgttttcttaaatttctctATTTTTACTTAATCTTTTGTTAAACAATAAGTCAACTCTAGATGCACCAACATCCATAACCATCCAAATGTGCTGAATGTTGAATCCCACTTGATCATAAATGTTTATTAGCCTCGGTAACACCCCCTAAACACACAAGGGCAGCTGTTGTGCCGTGTGCAAATACTCTCATGACTCAAGTTCAGCAGTAGGGAAATCAAGTGGTAAAGtctaactaagtacattaaatcaagtactgtacttaagtataattatGAGGTagttgtactttatttgagtatttccattgtatataactttatacttctagtcCACTAcactttgaggcaaatattgtactttattctccactacatttagctgccagctttagttattttaccgatcaagatttaacataaaaacatgatacattttaagtgattagacatttaaaaaaaaaaattaaacctcacaacagtatattaggtagttaaattAGCCCTATCTTCACAAAACACTGCATACACGAATGTGCACAAATGTGCatcaatacatttaatttaatcatttaattatctaatatatatatatatatatatatatatatatatatatatatatatatatatatatatatacatacacatacatatacacagtcatctataatgtataataatttactaaatttatttttaaatgtttaatatgtCCTGTTGTGCTTCACCACTCAAAATGTATAACACAAAAATCTAATCAATTATCTATAATGAAAATTTAACAATAAcatatttatcctttttttttccaattaaaaaccatttgtttttgtttctgttggacAATTTATAGACTGTGAAAACAAGACGTGGTTGCACTGATAAAATGTACTCTTACCCAAGAGAAAAGCAAATATAATAGAAAACATTGGTGAATCCCAGATGCAATTGGTACAAACAAATAAAGaggaaattgtgtgtttttatttgtccaagcaaaaataaggacattctTGCGTACATCGCTCTTTGCACAAGGCcaataactctctctctctctctctcagtgagGTTTCAGCTGTTTGTTCTGTGTCTTTCTAAATTTTGATTTCAAGCTCCCAGCAGACAGTTAGTGTGCGAAGTGTGTCACAGAGGACATGATTCAACCCTGTGGTATCTATGAGGCCATAATCATGTAATGTTCAGCAACTATTTTCTCACTGGTCTgaaatgtctttgtgtgttttttgttgcagTTTACACCTGTTTCTTTGAACTCTCATATGCACTGATTTTCATATGGACTTtattactgtgcaatatttcttttttttaatatactatACTTGGCAATGTGCAGTCA from the Centropristis striata isolate RG_2023a ecotype Rhode Island chromosome 16, C.striata_1.0, whole genome shotgun sequence genome contains:
- the LOC131988145 gene encoding lysophosphatidylserine lipase ABHD12-like, producing MKRAALFLITVYVAVPVILYLFPWILGHVIFSHLLRFPLFVDLSRPEDLLNHTCNFYLNTEEGVSVGVWHTLPASQWEEAAGRSPEWYRETLGDGRPVIIYLHGNMGTRAIHHRVELMKILSAAGYHVLSLDYRGFGDSTGEPSEAGLTRDALYLYHWAKKQSRGGLVCLWGHSLGSGVATNTAVKVQQQGSAVDALILEGAFTTIGEVVVVHPLTKMYMFLPGFESLLWKIFERNNVVFPNNENLKTLTSPLLLLHAEDDDIVPYHMGLKLHEISLQAKKEHNTDVQVEMISYSANRRYSHNYIYLDPNLTSVVGKFLRNLRE